DNA from Kitasatospora acidiphila:
ATTCCGCCGCAGCGTCGACCTCGGACGCCGTGTCAGCCTCGACCACGACCGACTCAGCGTCCGACACGTCTACCGCGTCCACCGCGTCCGCCGCCTCCGACTCCCGCGCCAGCGCCTCGTGCGCCTCGTGCGCCTCGTGCGCCTGGTGCGCCTCGTGCGCCTCGTGCGCCTCGTGCGCCTCGTGCGCCACCCGCGCCGTCCACGCGGCCTCCGCCGCCGCGCGGTCGGCCCGAGCCGCCGTCAGCTCGGCGAGCAGCTCGGCAAGGCCCGCGCCCTCCAGCTCGGCGCGCAGGGTGCGCAGTTCGGGCAGGCGGTAGAGGGTGCCCTCGTCTGCGGCCAGTGCCTCCACCAGCTCGCCGAGCTCGTCGAACCCCAACTCGTCCAGCGCCTGACCGTCCAGCAGCCGGCCCAGCTCCCGCAGTCCGCCGGCCAGCGCATCCGCGCACTGCCCGGTGAGTTCCAGCAGTTCGGCGTCGACCGGCCGCGCCACCGTGCCGGCGACGGGGGCCAGCGCCTGCCACTCCTCGCGCTCGGCGGCGGCGGCCAGCAGGGCGGCGTGCAGCGCGTCGCGGCGCGGGCGGTCGGCGACGGCGAGTCGGCGGGCCTCGGCGCGCAGCTTGCGGCGGCGGCCCCAGGAGATCTTGAGTCCGCGTTCCTTGCGCCAACTGCCGCTGGCGGTGGCGGCCGCGAGGGCGTCGAGGTCCGCCTCGTAGGCGCCCGAGCGGAGGGTGGCCGCGGTCTCTCCGACCCGGCGCAGCAGGCCGACGAGGGTCACCACCTCGGCCACCGTGGTGGATTCACGCAGGGCGGCTTCGGCGGCCAGGCGGTCGGCGGCCTCGCGCAGCGCGCTGAGGTCGCCGCCGCGGACCTCGGCGAGCGCGGTGGAACCGGCCCGGGCTTCTTCGGGGTTGGTCACGGTGTCGGCGGCGGTGTACCAGGCGTGGGTGTCCACGGCCAGTGTGAAACCGCCGAGTTCGGCGTACCTGAGCAGGTTCTCGCCCAGGTCGGCCGCGGGGTCGGGCGCAGGGTCGCCGGAGCGGTCCTGCTGCGGTACATCAGCGTTCTTGACGGGAAGCACTGTCATGGGGAACGTCCGGATTCGTGGCGAGGGGCTGCGTCGGTACGGCCGTCGGGCTGCGGGTGGAGCGTGGTCGCGTCCCGGGGTCCGTGCTGGTAGGTCAGGATACGGGTGGGCGTTCGACCGTTGCACGCACCCGCCGTCGCTGCCTGCCACTGTGCCGTGCTCACGCCACCGTGTGCACCCCTGACACGCCTCTGCCCGACTGCCACCCCGTTGCCGTCTGCTCCTACTTCGCCGATCGCCCCCTCCTCTCGACCTTCTTACCGACCTCCCCGCCGACCTTCTTATCGGCCTTTTTCTCCGCCCGCTCGGCCGCCCTCTCCGCCACCTTCCTCACAGCCTTATTCGCCACCTTCCGGGCTTTCTGCACCGGCTTCGGCGGGGACAGCTGATCGAGCAGCAGGTCCAGACCGGCCGTCAGTTCGGCCTGGGCGTCATGGTCGGCTTGCAGGGGAACGGTGGCACGCAGGCGCGGGTACTCGGCGGCCGGGAGCCGGTGCAGACCGAGGCGGAGCAGCGGGTCGGGCTCGGCCGGGTTGTCCACCACCGGGCGCTTCTCGACCAGCAGGTAGCCGAGGACCCAGCCGACCAGTGCGCGGTACAGCCGCAGCGTGGTGCGATCGTCATACCCGGCACCGGTGATCAGGCCGAGCATGCGTTCGTTCAGCCGCAGCATCGGCGCGGGGCGTCGGGAGACCGGTACGGCGAGCGGCCGGGAGACCACCAGCGGGAAGACGTTCGGATGCACGTCGGCCACCGCGCAGAAGACCCCGGCGATCCGGTGCACCTCGCTCCGCCAGTCCCCCGGCCGCACCGGGCCGAGCCGGTCCATGACCTCGCCGTAGAAGGCCTCCACCATGCCGTCGAGCAGGGCCTCCTTGCCGGAGGCGTAGCGGTAGAGCGCCATTGGTTCCACACCCAGCTCGGCGGCCAGCCGGCGCATGGTCAGCGCGGCCAGCCCCTGACGGTCCGCCAGGTCGATCGCGGCGGCCAGCACGCGCGGCCTGGTCAGGCGCCCGCGCCCGGCCTGCGCTCCGGTCCCGTGCGCCCCGCTCTCCGCATTCGCCACCATGGGGGTCTCCTCACTCCGTCTCCCCCTTGACTCCCTCGCCTCTCGGGGGCAATGCTAAGTATACAAAGTACATGTCTGTCGTACGCATACATCGAACGCTGCTGCTGTAGTCGCATGCTGCTTTCGTAGTCGCACGCGCCTTCTGTATGCGCGCGATGTCGCCGTACGCATCGAGTTCCTGCCGTTTCACTCCCAGGCCCCGGATTGGGGCCGGAAGCTGGTGACACCATGTCGCGCAGCCACTACCTCGCTCTGCCGGACAGCGACCGAACGCCACGCCGTGGCGCCGTGGTCGCCGGACCGGTCAGCCCGACCGAAACCCTGTCCGTCACCGTCTACCTGCGACGCGACCCCGTTGCCGCCGCCACGCCCGACCCCACCGACTACGCCTTGGTGCCGCCCACCCAGCGCGCCGCGCCCGACGAGGCGGCACTGAACGCCGCCAACCGGGCCGTGCCGCAGGACGTGGAGGCGGTCGAGCGGTTCGCCGCCCGCCACGGGCTGACGGTCAGCTCCGTCAACCAGCTGGCCCGCAGCGTCCGGCTGACCGGCACCACCGCCCAGATGTCGGAGGCCTTCCAGGTCACCCTGGCCCGCTACACCTACCGGGACCGCG
Protein-coding regions in this window:
- a CDS encoding TetR/AcrR family transcriptional regulator, with product MVANAESGAHGTGAQAGRGRLTRPRVLAAAIDLADRQGLAALTMRRLAAELGVEPMALYRYASGKEALLDGMVEAFYGEVMDRLGPVRPGDWRSEVHRIAGVFCAVADVHPNVFPLVVSRPLAVPVSRRPAPMLRLNERMLGLITGAGYDDRTTLRLYRALVGWVLGYLLVEKRPVVDNPAEPDPLLRLGLHRLPAAEYPRLRATVPLQADHDAQAELTAGLDLLLDQLSPPKPVQKARKVANKAVRKVAERAAERAEKKADKKVGGEVGKKVERRGRSAK